A genomic segment from uncultured Marinifilum sp. encodes:
- a CDS encoding 3'-5' exonuclease, with protein MNICFIDFETTGIDVFKDNPIEFGAVLVNEENEIIKEFHSFLSLRTKRKFSAQSKAIHGLDESNLVDACKQKEMLVRFFDEFGTDYRFAGWNINFDVSFFRRMCHLNNFMREYNKIYHRHIDVQSISYFLSQKGILPDREKSLSDLVDLFDLERREKHSAIEDARLTFEVYKRLMAIK; from the coding sequence ATGAATATATGTTTTATAGATTTTGAAACTACTGGAATTGATGTATTCAAGGATAATCCTATTGAGTTTGGAGCAGTGTTAGTGAATGAAGAAAATGAAATCATAAAAGAATTTCATTCATTTTTGTCCTTAAGAACTAAAAGAAAGTTTTCAGCACAATCTAAAGCGATACATGGATTAGATGAATCGAATTTAGTTGATGCTTGTAAGCAAAAGGAGATGTTGGTTCGATTTTTTGATGAATTTGGAACAGACTATCGTTTTGCTGGTTGGAATATTAATTTTGATGTTTCATTTTTCCGTAGAATGTGCCATTTGAACAATTTTATGCGTGAGTATAATAAAATTTACCATCGACATATCGATGTGCAATCTATTTCTTATTTTCTATCGCAGAAAGGGATTTTGCCTGATAGGGAAAAATCATTGAGTGATTTGGTTGATTTATTTGACTTGGAGAGAAGGGAGAAACATAGTGCGATTGAGGATGCACGGTTGACTTTTGAGGTGTATAAGAGATTAATGGCTATCAAGTAG
- a CDS encoding phosphoadenosine phosphosulfate reductase family protein: MAEIKHVLGISGGKDSAALAIYLNKIYSKEELPIEYYTCDTGRELAETYVLIEQLEHELQVSVKKYQDKNFQSTNEDNPFDFFWKKYGGYLPAQNARWCTKNLKLAPFEAAIGDSPAISYVGIRGDEDREGYISTKSNIQSIFPFRRNIWSVDVINKVLHNSKIAEIERYYQNHLDNTLLDKVLEIVKQEISPFFSIRQKLDALLDVNVIGFNKVVFDWLKTTDYPVGQLDYFPLIENDDVLVRQDIFDLIEESNVDLPSYYLPREYEVDGEKGKYFRSRSGCFFCFYQQKIEWVWLLEQHPDLFKEAMKYEKDGYTWIQGESLEQLSHPDRVIGIKREHLKRMKKRYENLQTKTSWQDDILGVKKEKNAADPNWLDELLDAEGDGCASCFI; the protein is encoded by the coding sequence ATGGCAGAAATTAAACATGTATTAGGAATTAGTGGTGGAAAAGATAGTGCCGCTTTGGCCATTTACCTGAATAAAATATATAGCAAGGAAGAATTGCCAATTGAGTATTACACATGTGATACAGGTAGAGAATTAGCCGAGACCTATGTTTTAATAGAACAATTGGAACATGAGTTACAAGTCTCTGTAAAAAAATACCAGGATAAGAATTTTCAAAGTACAAACGAGGATAATCCATTTGATTTTTTCTGGAAAAAATATGGAGGTTATCTTCCAGCGCAAAATGCAAGGTGGTGTACTAAAAACTTAAAATTGGCTCCTTTTGAGGCTGCGATTGGTGACAGTCCGGCAATTTCGTATGTGGGGATTCGAGGAGATGAAGACAGAGAAGGATATATTTCTACTAAGTCTAATATACAATCTATATTCCCTTTTAGAAGGAATATATGGAGTGTAGATGTTATCAATAAGGTCTTACATAATTCAAAAATTGCTGAGATTGAGAGATATTATCAAAATCATTTAGATAATACTTTACTTGATAAAGTTTTAGAAATTGTAAAACAAGAAATTTCTCCATTTTTCTCCATCAGACAAAAGCTAGATGCTTTACTGGATGTGAATGTGATTGGATTTAATAAGGTTGTTTTTGATTGGTTGAAAACAACTGATTATCCAGTTGGACAATTGGATTATTTTCCTTTGATTGAAAATGATGATGTTTTGGTAAGACAAGATATTTTTGATTTGATTGAGGAAAGTAATGTAGATTTACCAAGTTACTATTTGCCAAGAGAGTATGAGGTGGATGGTGAAAAAGGAAAATATTTCCGAAGTCGTTCAGGTTGCTTTTTCTGTTTTTACCAGCAGAAAATTGAATGGGTTTGGTTGCTGGAACAGCATCCGGATTTATTTAAAGAGGCAATGAAATATGAGAAAGATGGTTATACCTGGATACAGGGTGAAAGCTTGGAACAGTTATCGCATCCTGATCGTGTGATTGGTATTAAAAGAGAACACCTAAAGCGCATGAAGAAGCGTTATGAGAATCTGCAAACAAAAACGAGTTGGCAGGATGATATTTTGGGAGTGAAGAAAGAGAAGAATGCTGCTGATCCGAATTGGCTGGATGAGTTGTTGGATGCTGAAGGTGATGGTTGTGCTAGTTGTTTTATATAG
- a CDS encoding P-loop NTPase fold protein, producing the protein MDNKNYSPSVNIIRDKDLSLNYIVTPNAEQVAKSIASGFTSTGHCFNIIGSYGTGKSSFIWALEQNLNQKTEYFFHTGEYFNGAKNFEFINLIGSYSSLIESLAKQLNIDSSNGKDVLNALDKHYLKCKSEDKFLFIVIDEYGKFLEYSSKVDVEENIYFIQQLAEYVNDPKRNIILLTSLHQSFSQYGTGLNRKEQDEWQKVNGRFIHITFNEPIEQLLYLAGERIKQWKFEKNKLDEISSVNQAILDSKIIKNYANYDLEYASALYPMDLASANCLTRALQSYGQNERSLFTFLNRKEANSLYNFTKKSKWYSLSKVYDFLIQNFYGAIISSSNPDKNGWDAIRIALEKVEASFNKDIRLAEKLVKTIGLLSIFSSQGGKINHNLLLAYFFENDKKKVENILHQLEQKQIIRYREFSERFILFEGTDLDFDKAMLEASSKVTKSEDISRDIEKYYQLPVLLAKSISYTRGTPRFFAYKISNTPYLQQAKDELDGYINLIFSEQNLTDKINEASVNFPSNLYALFRRTEEIKTILWEIDKTEYVINENHEDRVACRELEKLKEKLENDLTKEVLNNLTSENVSWCRNGVNIVIESQRELNRELSSICEDVYFETPILRNELINRHKVSPAIATARRNYMRALIHHSDQEDLGFAANKYPAEKTIYLSLLKDTQIHQHFAEGKWEFETPDESGVFYGLWLKSMEILNRAKQEKINLQEFYNEFSVAPFKLKNGFLSFWIPTFLHIQQDNFALFNSKGYVPFLTEEVFELIQKNPKDYNIKTFSVEGIKLNLLNTYRTLINKNHEINGKRSVYIETIRPLFVFYRELPNYTKRTKNLPAEAILFREAIAKAQDPETAFFEDIPKALGYSGLDLKNENINLDDYTLQLKSVIKELRECEQNLIEQVEEKFKKVIGASNVSYKEYKNHLETRFDEIDIQIIPSHLKRLLQKFRLPSSKKSEWIKSIYNSLFNKNFSEIRDEEISIFITKFKKSFQQLERLVDIHKLNDTRKNESVYAVDIIDQTGEVKQERIIFPHEFSENYLKSENEVEKLIQKLQPEERKALLLKKLQELI; encoded by the coding sequence ATGGATAACAAGAACTATTCACCTTCTGTCAATATTATCAGAGATAAGGATTTATCTTTAAATTATATCGTTACACCAAATGCTGAGCAAGTAGCTAAATCTATTGCATCTGGTTTTACAAGCACAGGACACTGTTTTAATATTATTGGTTCTTACGGCACTGGAAAATCAAGCTTTATTTGGGCTTTAGAACAAAATTTAAATCAAAAAACAGAATACTTTTTCCATACTGGAGAATATTTTAACGGAGCCAAGAATTTCGAATTTATAAATCTAATTGGGTCCTATTCTTCTTTAATAGAAAGCCTTGCTAAGCAATTAAACATTGATTCTTCCAATGGAAAAGATGTACTTAATGCTTTAGATAAACATTATTTAAAATGTAAGAGCGAGGATAAATTTTTATTCATTGTTATTGATGAATATGGGAAATTTTTAGAATACTCTTCAAAAGTTGATGTTGAGGAGAATATATATTTCATACAGCAACTAGCTGAATATGTAAATGATCCTAAACGCAATATTATTCTTCTGACCTCATTACATCAGAGCTTTTCTCAATACGGTACCGGACTAAATAGAAAAGAACAAGATGAATGGCAAAAAGTAAACGGTCGATTTATTCACATTACTTTTAATGAGCCAATAGAACAATTGCTTTATTTGGCCGGAGAAAGAATTAAACAATGGAAGTTTGAGAAAAATAAATTGGATGAAATTTCATCTGTCAATCAAGCAATCCTAGATTCTAAAATCATTAAAAACTATGCCAATTATGATTTAGAATATGCTTCTGCATTATATCCAATGGATTTAGCTTCTGCTAATTGTCTTACACGTGCTTTACAATCATACGGACAAAATGAACGATCACTATTTACTTTCCTGAATAGAAAAGAGGCAAACTCATTATATAATTTTACTAAAAAGTCAAAGTGGTATAGTTTGAGTAAAGTTTATGACTTTTTAATTCAAAACTTTTATGGAGCTATCATCAGCAGTAGTAATCCTGATAAAAACGGATGGGATGCCATTAGAATAGCTTTAGAAAAAGTAGAAGCTAGTTTCAATAAAGATATTAGGCTCGCTGAAAAATTGGTTAAAACCATTGGTTTATTGAGTATTTTCTCTTCACAAGGAGGAAAAATAAATCACAATTTATTACTAGCCTACTTCTTTGAAAATGACAAAAAGAAAGTTGAAAACATTCTACATCAGTTAGAGCAAAAACAAATTATCCGATATAGAGAATTTTCTGAAAGATTTATTCTTTTTGAAGGAACAGATTTGGATTTTGATAAGGCCATGCTTGAAGCTAGCAGTAAGGTTACAAAATCAGAAGATATCTCACGAGATATTGAAAAATATTACCAGTTACCTGTTTTATTAGCTAAATCGATTAGTTACACAAGAGGAACACCAAGATTTTTTGCTTACAAAATTTCAAACACACCTTACCTTCAACAGGCAAAAGATGAACTTGATGGATATATTAATTTAATTTTTTCAGAACAAAACTTAACTGATAAAATCAACGAAGCAAGTGTTAATTTCCCAAGTAACCTTTACGCTCTGTTTAGAAGAACCGAAGAGATAAAAACTATTCTTTGGGAAATAGACAAGACTGAATATGTAATTAACGAAAATCATGAAGATAGAGTTGCTTGCAGAGAGCTTGAAAAACTCAAGGAAAAACTTGAAAATGATTTAACAAAAGAGGTTTTAAATAATTTAACCAGTGAGAATGTCAGCTGGTGTCGCAATGGTGTAAATATTGTGATTGAATCTCAAAGGGAATTAAATCGAGAATTATCGAGTATATGTGAAGATGTTTATTTCGAAACACCTATTCTACGAAACGAACTTATCAACAGACATAAAGTGAGTCCGGCCATTGCAACTGCCCGGAGAAACTATATGCGTGCATTGATTCATCATTCTGATCAAGAAGATTTAGGATTTGCAGCTAATAAATATCCAGCTGAAAAAACAATTTATTTAAGCTTACTAAAGGACACACAAATACATCAACATTTCGCTGAAGGCAAATGGGAATTTGAAACTCCTGATGAAAGTGGTGTATTTTATGGGTTGTGGTTAAAATCGATGGAAATCCTTAACCGTGCGAAACAAGAAAAAATCAATCTACAAGAATTTTACAATGAATTCTCTGTAGCTCCATTCAAGTTAAAAAATGGTTTCCTTTCTTTCTGGATACCAACTTTCTTACATATTCAGCAAGACAATTTTGCCTTATTCAATAGTAAAGGATACGTACCATTCTTAACTGAAGAAGTTTTTGAATTAATTCAAAAAAACCCTAAAGATTATAATATTAAAACATTTTCGGTTGAAGGAATTAAGCTAAACCTACTTAACACTTATCGAACTTTAATCAATAAGAATCACGAAATAAATGGAAAGAGATCGGTTTATATTGAAACCATACGCCCATTATTTGTTTTCTACAGAGAATTGCCTAATTACACAAAACGAACAAAAAATTTACCTGCTGAAGCAATACTGTTCAGAGAAGCAATTGCTAAAGCACAAGATCCAGAAACAGCTTTTTTTGAAGACATTCCTAAAGCATTGGGATATTCCGGACTTGATTTAAAGAATGAAAACATTAATCTGGATGATTACACTTTACAACTTAAATCTGTTATTAAGGAATTAAGAGAGTGTGAACAGAATTTAATTGAGCAAGTAGAAGAAAAGTTTAAAAAAGTTATTGGCGCATCGAATGTATCTTACAAAGAATACAAAAATCATTTAGAAACTCGATTCGATGAAATTGACATACAAATCATTCCCTCTCACTTAAAGAGACTGTTACAGAAATTCAGATTGCCTAGCTCGAAAAAAAGTGAGTGGATAAAAAGTATTTACAATAGCTTATTCAATAAGAATTTCTCCGAAATAAGAGATGAAGAAATTTCTATTTTTATTACTAAATTCAAGAAATCATTTCAACAACTTGAACGATTAGTTGATATTCACAAACTAAATGACACTAGAAAGAATGAAAGTGTATATGCTGTAGATATCATTGATCAAACGGGAGAAGTGAAACAAGAAAGAATTATCTTTCCTCATGAATTTTCAGAAAATTATTTAAAATCTGAAAATGAAGTCGAAAAATTAATACAGAAACTTCAACCTGAAGAACGAAAAGCTTTATTATTAAAAAAATTACAGGAACTGATCTAA
- a CDS encoding DUF4007 family protein: MAKYTFSGHETFYCRHYWLKKGYDFLQEGNKFSDDNAVTKLGVGKNMVTSIRFWIRAFGILNENKDGENNQLTSKFGDCIFSDNGFDPFLEDTNSLWLLHYHLVKKGYASIYNLFFNKLKNGSREFTDERIKKGLIYLTEEHNQERPSDKTLDSDIKVFKANYMQPKNPKNIEDEFIGLLQELRLFESNKNIAVDNTDRDEISDELFLYCLLDRFQGENSISVENILKTNNSPALIFCITEHGVIKKLKRLEERYDSIVFSENSGVRELQFQQPLNKWEILGEYYG; encoded by the coding sequence ATGGCAAAATATACTTTTTCGGGACATGAAACCTTTTACTGCAGACATTATTGGCTGAAAAAAGGTTATGATTTCCTACAAGAAGGCAATAAATTTAGTGATGATAATGCAGTTACAAAACTAGGCGTAGGGAAAAATATGGTTACCTCTATCCGATTTTGGATTCGAGCATTCGGAATCCTTAATGAGAACAAAGATGGTGAAAATAATCAATTGACTAGTAAATTTGGAGACTGTATATTTTCAGACAATGGATTTGATCCTTTTTTAGAAGATACTAATTCACTGTGGCTATTGCATTATCATTTGGTAAAAAAAGGATATGCTTCAATTTACAATCTATTTTTTAATAAGTTAAAAAATGGAAGCAGAGAATTCACTGATGAAAGAATAAAGAAAGGACTCATATACCTAACAGAAGAGCACAATCAAGAAAGACCAAGTGATAAAACTTTAGATAGTGACATTAAAGTTTTTAAGGCTAACTACATGCAGCCTAAAAACCCTAAAAACATAGAAGATGAATTTATAGGTTTACTACAAGAATTACGTTTATTTGAATCGAATAAAAACATAGCTGTAGACAATACTGATCGAGATGAAATTTCTGATGAACTTTTCTTATACTGTTTACTCGATAGATTTCAGGGAGAAAATTCTATTTCGGTTGAAAATATTTTAAAAACCAATAATAGTCCTGCACTAATATTCTGCATAACAGAACATGGTGTTATTAAAAAATTGAAACGATTGGAGGAAAGGTATGACTCAATCGTTTTTTCAGAAAACTCAGGAGTTAGAGAGTTACAGTTTCAACAGCCACTAAATAAGTGGGAAATTTTAGGAGAGTATTATGGATAA
- a CDS encoding DUF5675 family protein: MENEQILSLRLIRSGYTAHATPGKLYIDGTFFGYTLEDTVRAWGIKVAGHTAIPAYIYKVKINYSPHFKRRMCLIYNQDDGSIKAMGLKFTGIRFHGGNRHSDTSGCILIARNRISEEVIQGSLEKQLTALLDQTIKSGKKVVLEIINS; the protein is encoded by the coding sequence ATGGAAAACGAACAAATTTTATCGCTTCGATTAATTCGATCGGGCTATACTGCTCATGCTACACCTGGAAAATTATATATCGATGGTACTTTTTTTGGATACACTCTGGAGGATACTGTCAGGGCCTGGGGAATTAAGGTAGCTGGTCACACAGCTATTCCGGCCTACATCTACAAAGTAAAGATTAACTACAGTCCTCATTTTAAAAGAAGAATGTGCTTAATTTACAATCAGGATGATGGTAGTATTAAAGCGATGGGTCTGAAATTTACAGGCATTCGATTTCATGGTGGAAACCGGCATAGCGATACTTCGGGATGCATTCTCATTGCCAGGAACCGGATTTCGGAGGAGGTAATTCAGGGCAGTCTAGAAAAGCAACTAACTGCTCTGCTTGATCAGACCATTAAATCAGGAAAAAAGGTAGTGCTGGAAATCATTAACAGCTAA
- a CDS encoding DUF6266 family protein, whose amino-acid sequence MGKYTQGILGPFSGKVGAIVGSSWKGVNYIKSLPGPNTSNTEKQQVQRSRFKSVVKMASSLLASLIRPVWNLSAGKITGYNLFVKTNLAAFDESGELSNFEDFKASVGSLVLPGNLSIVNDTEVSSGITVSWSDESANGIGQADDQLHLLILKDDQVQVLHPGTLRSAETADVTLPFEPGMLHVYAYFGAADGSEFSVDLHETIMLT is encoded by the coding sequence ATGGGAAAATACACTCAAGGGATCCTGGGCCCATTCTCAGGAAAAGTTGGAGCCATAGTAGGTTCCAGTTGGAAAGGAGTGAATTATATCAAGTCGCTTCCAGGTCCTAACACCTCCAATACCGAGAAACAACAGGTGCAGCGCAGTCGCTTTAAGTCTGTTGTCAAAATGGCCTCCTCGCTATTGGCAAGTTTGATTCGTCCGGTTTGGAATCTGTCAGCCGGGAAAATAACCGGTTACAATTTGTTTGTGAAAACCAATCTTGCAGCTTTCGATGAAAGTGGTGAGTTGAGTAATTTCGAAGACTTTAAAGCTTCGGTAGGTTCTTTGGTTCTTCCTGGCAATTTGAGTATCGTGAATGATACTGAAGTGAGCTCCGGCATTACAGTTTCTTGGAGCGATGAAAGTGCAAATGGAATTGGCCAGGCCGATGATCAACTGCATTTACTGATTCTGAAAGATGATCAGGTGCAGGTATTGCATCCCGGAACTTTACGTTCTGCCGAAACAGCAGATGTGACCCTTCCTTTTGAACCAGGTATGTTGCATGTGTATGCATATTTTGGAGCTGCAGATGGAAGTGAGTTTTCTGTAGATCTGCACGAAACGATCATGCTGACCTAA
- the trxB gene encoding thioredoxin-disulfide reductase, with the protein MEFKSMNLKDNAPVSPEGEVEKVKCLIVGSGPAGYTAAIYAARANLNPVLIEGLQPGGQLTTTTEVDNFPGYADGVTGPDMMADLKKQAERFGTDCRWGLVTEVDFSSYPHKVVVDGKKKIEAESVILATGATAKYLGFPTEAKYMGSGVSACATCDGFFYRGKDVAVVGGGDTAAEEATYLAGLCNKVYLIVRKDYLRASKAMQDRVFKTENIEVLFEHNTKELYGDGVVEGAKLIKRMGESDESEVDIKIDGYFVAIGHTPNSKIFSDYVKTDEQGYVLTEPDTTKTNVPGVFASGDLKDPHYRQAITSAGSGCMAAMDAERFLAERE; encoded by the coding sequence ATGGAATTTAAGTCAATGAATTTGAAGGATAATGCACCTGTATCTCCTGAGGGTGAAGTAGAAAAAGTTAAATGTTTAATTGTTGGATCGGGACCTGCGGGTTATACAGCAGCTATTTATGCCGCAAGAGCCAATTTAAATCCGGTGTTGATTGAGGGGTTGCAGCCAGGAGGACAGTTAACTACTACTACCGAGGTTGATAATTTTCCAGGATATGCCGATGGTGTTACAGGTCCTGATATGATGGCAGACTTAAAGAAGCAGGCAGAGCGTTTTGGTACTGATTGTCGCTGGGGTTTAGTTACTGAAGTCGATTTTTCTTCTTATCCGCACAAAGTAGTTGTTGATGGAAAGAAAAAAATAGAAGCTGAATCTGTAATTTTGGCGACAGGAGCTACAGCTAAATATTTAGGTTTCCCAACCGAAGCTAAATATATGGGGTCTGGTGTTTCCGCATGTGCTACCTGCGATGGATTTTTCTATCGCGGAAAAGATGTTGCCGTTGTAGGTGGTGGCGATACTGCTGCCGAAGAAGCAACCTATTTGGCAGGTTTGTGTAATAAAGTATATTTAATTGTTCGAAAAGATTACTTGCGTGCATCGAAGGCAATGCAGGATCGTGTGTTTAAAACCGAAAATATTGAAGTTTTATTTGAGCACAATACCAAAGAATTGTATGGCGATGGAGTAGTAGAGGGAGCAAAGCTAATTAAAAGAATGGGTGAATCCGATGAGAGCGAAGTCGATATAAAAATTGATGGTTATTTTGTAGCCATTGGACATACGCCGAACTCAAAAATATTCAGTGATTACGTAAAAACCGATGAGCAGGGTTATGTTTTAACCGAGCCGGATACAACTAAAACGAATGTTCCAGGGGTATTTGCTTCAGGAGATTTAAAGGATCCTCATTATCGTCAGGCAATTACTTCAGCTGGTTCCGGATGCATGGCAGCTATGGACGCAGAGAGATTCCTTGCTGAAAGAGAATAG
- a CDS encoding aminotransferase class I/II-fold pyridoxal phosphate-dependent enzyme: MDIFDKIKTQKGNIGQYAKQAHGYFAFPKLEGEINSRMKFRGKEVLTWSLNNYIGLANHPEVRKVDAEASEKWGLAYPMGARMMSGQTSLHEELESQLAEFVGKPDAFLLNFGYQGMVSIIDAMVGRHDVIVYDSESHACIMDGLRLHPGKRFVFPHNDMDNLKKELERATKWVEKTGGGILVITEGVFGMAGDLGKLDEICAMKDDFNFRLLVDDAHGFGVMGKTGAGTVEHFGVEDKVDLHFSTFAKAMAGIGAFIACSEEVGTYLRYTMRSQIFAKSLPMPMVEGAIKRLDLLKTEPGLREQLWSVAHSLQNGLKDAGLNIGVTESPVTPVYLSGSVAEGTQVTMDLRENYNIFCSIVVYPVIPKGQLLLRLIPTATHSLEDVEYTVNAFQEVSKKLKEGKYSNEKFADIFNQ; the protein is encoded by the coding sequence GTGGATATTTTTGACAAAATAAAAACCCAAAAAGGGAATATCGGACAGTACGCAAAACAAGCTCATGGTTATTTTGCTTTTCCTAAGTTGGAAGGTGAAATTAACTCAAGAATGAAATTTCGCGGAAAAGAGGTTTTAACATGGAGTTTAAATAACTATATCGGATTAGCAAATCACCCGGAAGTTAGAAAAGTTGATGCAGAAGCATCTGAAAAATGGGGTTTAGCTTATCCTATGGGAGCCCGTATGATGTCGGGACAAACAAGTCTTCATGAAGAATTAGAATCTCAACTAGCTGAATTTGTAGGAAAACCAGATGCTTTCCTTTTAAATTTTGGTTATCAGGGAATGGTATCAATTATCGATGCGATGGTTGGTCGTCATGATGTTATTGTATATGACTCAGAATCTCATGCATGTATCATGGATGGTCTTAGACTTCATCCAGGCAAGCGTTTTGTATTCCCACATAACGACATGGATAACCTTAAGAAAGAATTAGAACGTGCTACCAAATGGGTTGAAAAAACTGGTGGTGGTATTCTTGTAATTACTGAAGGTGTATTTGGTATGGCTGGTGACCTTGGTAAATTGGACGAAATCTGTGCAATGAAAGATGATTTCAATTTCCGTTTATTGGTTGATGATGCTCATGGTTTTGGTGTAATGGGGAAAACCGGTGCTGGTACGGTTGAACACTTTGGTGTTGAAGATAAAGTAGACTTACATTTTAGCACATTTGCAAAAGCAATGGCAGGTATTGGTGCTTTTATCGCATGTAGCGAAGAAGTAGGTACTTATTTAAGATATACAATGAGATCTCAGATCTTTGCTAAATCGTTACCAATGCCAATGGTTGAAGGTGCTATTAAGCGACTTGACTTACTAAAAACAGAACCAGGATTACGTGAACAACTTTGGAGCGTTGCCCATTCTCTTCAAAACGGGTTAAAAGATGCTGGATTAAATATTGGTGTGACTGAATCTCCTGTAACTCCTGTTTATTTATCGGGTAGTGTTGCTGAAGGTACTCAGGTTACAATGGACTTAAGAGAAAATTACAATATTTTCTGTTCAATCGTAGTTTATCCTGTAATCCCTAAAGGTCAGCTATTACTTCGTTTAATTCCTACAGCTACTCACTCTCTTGAAGATGTTGAGTACACTGTAAATGCATTTCAGGAAGTATCTAAAAAACTAAAAGAAGGTAAATATAGCAACGAAAAATTTGCTGATATTTTCAATCAGTAA
- the bamD gene encoding outer membrane protein assembly factor BamD, which yields MRKIIFLFVLFAFVLTGCSDYQKLLKSTDNSLKYKKAVEYYNAEQYVKAATLFEDLLPIYRGTSKAETISYYISYCSYGQGDYISAGYFFRNFLKTFPDSPYSEESLYMSAYCYYLESPKPRLDQSPTTNAIDALQLYINRYPNSTRIPKCNEYIDELQDKLVYKSYLSARNYYDREKYPSAIIALQNGLKDYPGSSYRESLMFMLFESKFQLASKSIPSKQRERYNNAKEEYYSFVDEYPESKYLKRAENMIEDIESYLSKFNTNN from the coding sequence ATGAGAAAAATAATTTTCCTGTTTGTGCTTTTTGCCTTTGTTTTAACAGGCTGTAGTGATTATCAAAAATTACTAAAAAGCACAGATAATTCCCTTAAGTACAAGAAAGCTGTGGAGTATTACAATGCTGAGCAATATGTAAAAGCCGCAACTCTTTTCGAGGATTTACTTCCTATTTACAGAGGAACAAGTAAAGCAGAAACAATAAGTTACTATATTTCTTACTGTTCTTACGGGCAAGGAGATTACATTTCGGCTGGGTATTTTTTTAGAAATTTTCTAAAAACATTTCCAGATAGCCCTTATTCAGAAGAGAGTTTATACATGAGTGCATATTGCTATTATTTAGAGTCGCCTAAGCCTCGTCTAGATCAGAGCCCAACAACGAATGCGATAGATGCATTACAATTATATATTAATCGATATCCGAATTCTACAAGAATTCCAAAATGTAATGAGTATATTGATGAGTTACAGGATAAGCTTGTTTATAAATCTTATTTAAGTGCAAGGAACTATTACGATAGAGAAAAATATCCTTCAGCAATTATAGCATTGCAAAATGGGTTGAAAGATTATCCTGGATCTTCGTATCGAGAAAGTTTAATGTTTATGCTTTTCGAATCGAAATTTCAATTGGCAAGTAAAAGTATTCCGTCGAAACAACGTGAGAGATATAACAATGCGAAAGAAGAATATTATTCTTTTGTAGATGAGTACCCTGAAAGTAAGTACCTAAAGCGTGCCGAAAATATGATTGAAGATATTGAATCATACTTAAGTAAGTTTAATACCAATAATTAA
- a CDS encoding DNA-directed RNA polymerase subunit omega — protein MTELSEDVGNVYESVMIMAKRSNQIAVELKSELNKKLQEFASYTDNLEEVFENREQIEISKYYERLPKPTLIAVEEFINGDIYYRNPAKETKTEE, from the coding sequence ATGACAGAACTAAGTGAAGATGTGGGTAATGTATATGAATCTGTTATGATTATGGCCAAAAGGTCAAATCAAATTGCTGTTGAACTGAAAAGTGAACTGAATAAGAAGTTGCAGGAATTTGCATCTTATACAGACAACTTAGAAGAGGTCTTTGAGAATCGTGAGCAGATTGAAATCTCTAAATATTATGAGAGACTTCCTAAGCCAACTTTAATAGCAGTTGAGGAGTTTATCAATGGAGATATCTATTATAGAAATCCTGCGAAAGAGACAAAAACAGAAGAGTAA